Proteins encoded within one genomic window of Streptomyces sp. NBC_01314:
- a CDS encoding carbohydrate ABC transporter permease — protein sequence MATSTDPAPTGAPAPGPRRRYRSYAQSVWWFVLPAAALYAFAVIVPAVQGSLFAFTDWDGVSSVKHWVGLRQFRSIFDDTNSLTAIKNTLLIAVTVTVVQNAIGLLIALGVNSQIKSRNFLRVLFFAPVVITSIAVGFLWQNLLAPEGALNQVLKNIGLGGMRQNWLGDPKVAIWAIIAVVIWQFVGYSMVIFLAGLQGIPDEVIEAAAIDGAGPVRRFWYIVRPMLAPAFTINLMLSLIGGFKLFDQVFVMTQGGPGGATDTISTLIYKDAFQLGRFSNGAALAVVLTLFVAAASAFQYRMISKNEG from the coding sequence ATGGCAACAAGTACTGATCCCGCGCCCACGGGCGCGCCGGCACCCGGACCGAGGCGTCGGTACCGCAGTTACGCACAGTCGGTGTGGTGGTTCGTTCTGCCCGCAGCCGCGCTCTACGCGTTCGCGGTGATCGTTCCTGCGGTACAGGGCAGCCTCTTCGCGTTCACCGACTGGGACGGTGTCTCGTCGGTCAAGCACTGGGTTGGTTTGCGCCAGTTCCGGTCGATTTTCGACGACACGAACAGCTTGACAGCGATCAAGAACACCCTGCTGATCGCTGTCACCGTGACAGTAGTCCAGAACGCCATCGGCCTGCTCATCGCCCTCGGTGTGAACTCGCAGATCAAGTCGCGGAACTTCCTGCGGGTTCTTTTCTTCGCACCAGTGGTGATCACGTCGATCGCGGTGGGTTTCCTCTGGCAGAACCTCCTCGCCCCGGAAGGCGCACTCAACCAGGTCCTCAAGAACATCGGCCTCGGTGGAATGCGGCAGAACTGGCTCGGCGACCCGAAGGTCGCGATCTGGGCGATCATCGCGGTCGTCATCTGGCAGTTTGTCGGATACTCCATGGTCATCTTCCTTGCGGGGCTCCAGGGAATTCCGGATGAAGTGATCGAAGCGGCGGCGATCGACGGCGCTGGCCCGGTGCGGCGTTTCTGGTACATCGTCCGCCCGATGCTGGCTCCGGCGTTCACGATCAACCTGATGCTCTCCCTTATCGGGGGCTTCAAGCTGTTCGACCAGGTCTTCGTCATGACCCAGGGCGGACCCGGCGGTGCGACCGACACGATTTCGACGCTGATCTACAAGGACGCCTTTCAGCTGGGGCGATTCAGTAACGGCGCTGCCCTGGCTGTCGTACTCACCCTGTTCGTGGCTGCGGCATCAGCGTTTCAGTATCGGATGATCTCCAAGAACGAAGGCTGA
- a CDS encoding amidohydrolase family protein: protein MPTTYYTGCRLITGDGSAPLDDAVIAVRDGIIDAAGPAADVPVPEGATRVDLSGKTVMPTIVNPHGHIGYLKDGETHPRNYSRENVLDHLRRLTYYGVSVFQSLGTDRDGIELAVRDAQRSGDLTDPELALLLSAGSGLVAPTAGSANAGPFFATDVLHEVTGPEQARRTVRELAAAERKPDVIKFWVDDRWGQKAKFGPEISAAIIAEAHAQGLRAIAHIFELDDAKAVVRAGADGIAHMVREPGPDQELIDLLVEHDVFVFTSMSIQKGFFGDTAWLDDPALAETVPPAHRAAVRAQVEAFAASVDTDWQKAYEVLESGLCRLVESGVRVLLSADSGVGSQFLGFAEHLELEAMVRAGMPAPAAIRAATLLPAQLLGLADRGSITPGKRADMLVLDADPLDDIAHTRRISQVIIGGVPIDRPALRAAWEEG from the coding sequence ATGCCCACCACGTATTACACCGGCTGCCGACTGATCACCGGCGACGGCAGCGCGCCGCTGGACGACGCGGTGATCGCCGTACGCGACGGGATCATCGACGCTGCGGGACCGGCCGCCGACGTACCGGTCCCCGAAGGCGCGACCCGGGTCGACCTGAGCGGCAAGACGGTCATGCCGACGATCGTCAACCCGCACGGGCACATCGGGTATCTCAAGGACGGCGAGACCCACCCGCGCAACTACTCGCGCGAGAATGTCCTGGACCACCTGCGCCGGCTCACCTACTACGGGGTCAGCGTATTCCAGTCCCTCGGCACCGACCGGGACGGCATCGAACTGGCCGTCCGGGACGCCCAACGGTCCGGTGACCTGACCGATCCCGAGCTGGCACTGCTGCTCAGCGCCGGTAGCGGGCTGGTCGCACCGACCGCGGGCTCGGCCAACGCCGGACCGTTCTTCGCCACCGATGTGCTGCACGAGGTCACCGGCCCCGAGCAGGCCCGTCGCACGGTGCGGGAACTCGCCGCCGCGGAGCGGAAACCCGACGTGATCAAGTTCTGGGTGGACGACCGGTGGGGGCAGAAGGCGAAGTTCGGACCGGAAATCTCCGCGGCGATCATCGCCGAGGCGCACGCACAAGGGCTGCGGGCAATCGCCCACATCTTCGAGCTCGACGACGCCAAGGCCGTCGTACGGGCCGGAGCGGACGGGATCGCCCACATGGTCCGCGAGCCCGGACCGGACCAGGAACTCATCGACCTCCTTGTGGAACACGACGTCTTCGTGTTCACGTCCATGAGCATCCAGAAGGGCTTCTTCGGCGACACCGCGTGGCTGGACGACCCCGCGCTGGCCGAGACCGTGCCGCCTGCCCACCGGGCCGCCGTACGCGCCCAGGTGGAAGCCTTCGCCGCATCGGTGGACACCGACTGGCAGAAGGCCTACGAGGTCCTCGAGAGCGGACTGTGCCGGCTCGTCGAGAGCGGCGTCCGGGTCCTGCTGTCGGCCGACAGCGGCGTCGGCTCCCAGTTCCTCGGCTTCGCCGAGCACCTGGAGCTGGAAGCGATGGTGCGGGCCGGGATGCCCGCACCGGCGGCGATCCGGGCCGCCACGCTGCTGCCCGCCCAACTCCTGGGGCTGGCCGACCGCGGCAGCATCACACCCGGCAAGCGCGCCGACATGCTCGTTCTCGACGCCGACCCGCTCGATGACATCGCCCACACCCGCCGGATCTCGCAAGTGATCATCGGCGGCGTTCCGATCGACCGGCCGGCGCTGCGCGCGGCCTGGGAAGAAGGATGA
- a CDS encoding glycoside hydrolase family 30 beta sandwich domain-containing protein, with the protein MAFVNPDGSSVLIAHNSGKSQKTFRVQRGDRWFPYRLNPGAAATFTWKGAQHGSTAPGALDSVDLTFDTPGGTRPVVSYSPDLSAFEDRVRVGDR; encoded by the coding sequence GTGGCGTTCGTCAACCCCGACGGGTCGTCCGTGCTCATCGCGCACAACTCCGGGAAGAGCCAGAAGACCTTCCGTGTACAGCGCGGAGACCGCTGGTTCCCGTACCGGCTGAACCCCGGGGCGGCCGCGACGTTCACCTGGAAGGGTGCCCAGCACGGCAGCACCGCCCCGGGCGCGCTGGACTCGGTCGACCTGACCTTCGACACCCCCGGCGGCACGCGTCCCGTGGTCAGCTACAGCCCGGATCTGTCGGCGTTCGAGGACCGGGTGCGCGTCGGTGACCGGTAG
- a CDS encoding LacI family DNA-binding transcriptional regulator, which yields MDDVARAAGVSKGAVSKVIRNAYGVSDAMRTRVEVAIQELGYRPRIAARAMRGSSFSIGLEIPNLGNDFLTQIMQGSAAQLAGSSYQLMIAPGIGELSGAPVLENLADRQVDGLIAISPEVTPDWLETLALELPIVLIGRHDDSVNYDTVTSDDVAGTTLALDHLRTLGHERIAHLTMRMRPEARPCAPHSLRLLTYEQMTADAGLDSIVEYCTDAQDDAYAVARELLSRDPSITAIFAGHDNLAIGVLRALADLRLTTRDISVVGYDDIHVAGHPLVSLSTVSQFGEKMGAMAIELLMERISGKRTTARHYQIHPELRVRASSQAARSRNLPESRTGN from the coding sequence ATGGACGACGTGGCCCGGGCTGCAGGAGTGTCCAAGGGCGCGGTGTCCAAAGTGATCCGCAACGCGTACGGGGTCAGCGATGCCATGCGGACGCGCGTGGAAGTCGCGATCCAGGAGTTGGGGTACCGGCCCCGTATCGCGGCCAGAGCCATGAGGGGGTCGAGCTTCAGCATCGGCCTGGAAATCCCCAACCTCGGCAACGACTTCCTGACCCAGATCATGCAGGGTTCGGCCGCGCAGTTGGCCGGTTCAAGCTACCAACTCATGATCGCCCCAGGGATCGGCGAGCTCAGCGGTGCGCCGGTCCTGGAGAATCTGGCCGACCGCCAGGTCGACGGCCTCATAGCGATCTCGCCCGAGGTCACGCCGGACTGGCTCGAGACCCTCGCCCTCGAGCTCCCGATCGTCCTCATCGGACGGCACGACGACTCCGTCAACTACGACACAGTCACCAGTGACGATGTCGCAGGTACGACGTTGGCCCTCGATCATCTGCGCACTCTCGGGCATGAGCGGATCGCGCACCTCACGATGCGGATGCGGCCGGAGGCCCGGCCGTGCGCCCCACACTCGCTCCGCCTGCTGACGTACGAGCAGATGACCGCCGACGCCGGCCTGGACTCGATCGTCGAATACTGCACTGACGCACAGGACGACGCTTACGCAGTAGCGCGCGAACTGCTGAGCCGTGATCCCTCGATCACTGCCATCTTCGCCGGGCACGACAACCTGGCGATCGGCGTGCTGCGTGCGCTCGCGGATCTGAGACTCACCACCAGGGACATCTCCGTGGTGGGGTATGACGACATCCACGTCGCCGGCCACCCACTGGTGTCGCTTTCCACCGTCTCGCAGTTCGGCGAGAAGATGGGCGCGATGGCGATCGAGCTGCTGATGGAGCGGATCTCCGGCAAGCGAACGACCGCACGCCACTACCAGATCCATCCGGAGCTTCGAGTCAGAGCCTCGTCGCAGGCCGCACGCAGCCGTAACCTGCCCGAGAGCCGCACGGGGAACTGA
- a CDS encoding beta-glucosidase encodes MTSVSLPDDAELRRRVRALDLDSKAQLLTGDSLWTLPAEPQLGLLSVTMSDGPQGVRGTGADPDATGLLAPAPSALAATWDAELAERLGELFATEARRKGVDVLLAPSVNLQRTPVAGRHFEYFSEDPLLTGTLAAGMVRGLQARGVGACLKHFVANDSETDRTRYRSRLDERTLREVYLAPFEHVLAAAGPWSVMAAYSGVDDGVDSAPMTEHAGLLRGVLKGEWGFAGPVVSDWAATGSTVASAAGGLDLVMPGPDGPWGENLVAAVRAGKLDERIIDDKVLRLLRLARNTGRLGLPGQEPAPASSESSHLSPPAPREFALLREAAARATVLLRHTADVLPLQPDGIGSIALIGPNAVTPYLQGGGSAFVPAAHTVSFEEGLRAQLPDHVRLTVHRGGDSRCRPPFVSGVLLTDPDTGAAGMRADHLDADGNRIGGEVRESGDWTIYDDFGPTTHRVVLHTVLTLSETGVHRLEFGCAGRFRVTVDGEQRWAGDDDRGVELVLESSHHHPTLQGIDVEVGAEARRITLAIDLTVVEPGGYNRFVTAQLRHALPGPTPYEEITEAAAAAGAADVAVVVVGTNEETESEGWDRTGLELPGLQDELVRKVLAANPRTVVVVNAGAPVLLPWADEVPALLWAWLPGQEAGHALADVLLGRTEPAGRLPWTLPARTEDVPVPDAQPHDGIVAYSEGLHIGHRAWDRQGLVPAFPFGHGLGWTEWTYESVTTPKSSVSAGHLTGHTGGDGLQLTVELTNTGPRPGREVVQVYLEPPQDGPERPVRQLAGFTTVQAAAGARATAQVRVPARAFQIWDPGMRAWHTPPGRYRLHVGRSSRDLRLTADVTSDGDRLHTAV; translated from the coding sequence ATGACTTCCGTTTCCCTGCCTGACGACGCCGAGCTGCGTCGCCGCGTCCGTGCTCTGGACCTCGATTCCAAGGCACAACTGCTGACCGGGGACAGCCTGTGGACGCTGCCGGCCGAGCCGCAGCTGGGCCTGCTTTCGGTGACGATGTCCGACGGCCCGCAGGGAGTGCGCGGGACCGGAGCGGACCCGGACGCCACCGGGCTGCTGGCCCCGGCCCCCAGCGCTCTGGCGGCGACGTGGGACGCGGAGCTCGCCGAGCGGCTGGGAGAGCTGTTCGCCACGGAAGCACGCCGCAAGGGTGTCGACGTACTGCTGGCGCCGTCGGTGAACCTGCAGCGCACTCCGGTCGCCGGGCGGCACTTCGAGTACTTTTCCGAGGACCCGCTGCTCACCGGCACTCTGGCCGCCGGCATGGTCCGCGGTCTACAGGCCCGCGGCGTGGGCGCGTGTCTCAAGCACTTCGTGGCCAATGACTCGGAGACCGACCGCACCCGCTACCGCTCCCGGCTGGATGAGCGCACGCTGCGCGAGGTCTACCTGGCCCCGTTCGAGCACGTCCTCGCCGCGGCCGGGCCGTGGAGCGTGATGGCCGCCTACTCGGGGGTCGACGACGGAGTGGACTCAGCGCCGATGACCGAGCACGCCGGGCTGCTGCGGGGTGTCCTCAAGGGTGAGTGGGGTTTCGCCGGACCCGTGGTCAGCGACTGGGCCGCCACCGGCTCCACTGTGGCCTCGGCGGCCGGCGGCCTCGACCTGGTGATGCCGGGACCTGATGGCCCATGGGGAGAAAACCTCGTGGCGGCCGTACGCGCCGGCAAGCTGGACGAGCGGATCATCGACGACAAGGTGTTGCGGCTCCTGCGCCTGGCACGGAATACCGGCCGCCTCGGCCTCCCGGGACAAGAGCCTGCACCGGCGTCCTCGGAGAGCTCCCATCTCTCGCCCCCCGCGCCCAGGGAGTTCGCCCTGCTGCGTGAGGCCGCCGCCCGCGCCACCGTGCTGCTGCGGCACACGGCGGACGTGCTGCCCCTCCAACCGGACGGCATCGGCAGCATCGCGCTGATCGGCCCGAACGCGGTCACGCCGTATCTCCAAGGAGGCGGCAGCGCGTTCGTCCCGGCGGCGCACACGGTGTCCTTCGAGGAGGGGCTGCGCGCCCAACTGCCCGACCACGTACGCCTGACCGTGCATCGCGGCGGCGACTCGCGCTGCCGCCCGCCTTTCGTGTCCGGCGTGCTGCTCACCGATCCCGACACCGGCGCGGCGGGAATGCGGGCCGACCACCTGGACGCCGACGGCAACCGGATCGGCGGTGAGGTTCGCGAGAGCGGCGACTGGACGATCTACGACGACTTCGGGCCGACGACACACCGGGTCGTGCTGCACACCGTGCTGACGTTGTCCGAAACCGGCGTGCACCGCCTGGAGTTCGGCTGCGCGGGACGCTTCCGCGTGACGGTGGACGGTGAGCAGCGGTGGGCCGGCGACGACGACCGGGGCGTGGAGCTGGTTCTCGAGTCCAGCCATCACCACCCGACGCTGCAGGGCATCGACGTGGAGGTAGGGGCCGAGGCCCGCAGGATCACCCTCGCCATCGACCTCACCGTCGTCGAGCCCGGCGGCTACAACCGTTTCGTCACCGCCCAGCTGCGCCACGCCTTGCCCGGACCGACGCCGTACGAGGAGATCACCGAAGCCGCCGCCGCGGCCGGGGCGGCCGATGTGGCCGTGGTCGTGGTGGGCACCAACGAGGAGACCGAGTCGGAGGGCTGGGACCGCACCGGGCTCGAACTGCCCGGACTTCAGGACGAATTGGTGCGCAAAGTGCTCGCCGCCAATCCCCGTACTGTAGTGGTCGTCAACGCTGGCGCACCCGTACTGCTGCCCTGGGCCGACGAGGTACCCGCACTGCTGTGGGCGTGGCTGCCGGGCCAGGAGGCCGGACATGCGCTGGCCGACGTCCTGCTGGGCCGGACCGAACCGGCGGGCCGCCTGCCCTGGACGCTCCCCGCCCGGACGGAGGACGTCCCGGTCCCCGACGCCCAGCCGCACGACGGCATCGTCGCCTACTCCGAAGGCCTCCATATCGGCCACCGAGCCTGGGACCGGCAGGGCCTCGTGCCCGCCTTCCCGTTCGGACACGGCCTCGGCTGGACTGAGTGGACGTACGAGTCCGTCACCACCCCCAAGTCGTCCGTCTCCGCCGGCCACCTGACCGGCCACACAGGCGGAGACGGACTCCAGCTGACCGTGGAACTGACCAACACCGGCCCCCGGCCGGGCCGCGAGGTCGTCCAGGTCTACCTGGAGCCGCCGCAGGACGGCCCCGAACGTCCCGTACGCCAGCTCGCCGGCTTCACCACTGTCCAGGCGGCGGCCGGCGCACGAGCCACCGCCCAGGTCCGGGTGCCCGCCCGAGCCTTCCAGATCTGGGATCCCGGCATGCGAGCCTGGCATACCCCGCCCGGCCGCTACCGACTGCACGTCGGACGCTCCAGCCGCGACCTGCGACTGACCGCTGACGTCACATCTGACGGCGACCGCCTCCATACAGCGGTCTGA
- a CDS encoding carbohydrate ABC transporter permease yields the protein MILTALVFIFPVFLLLNIAFKAPGDQSSTLALPKHPTFQNFVDAWHQGALGGGLINSVIVTILTIVFLVVFASSAAYPLSRLRSRWSTVSYFAFLAGLLLPMQLALLPLYQTMRDVHLLGSLSGVILANVGQSMPFTIFLYAGFMRALPHDFEEAAALDGASAFRAFWSVVFPLMRPITGTVVILNAVFTWNDFLQPLLYLSGSGNKTITVAVYGFVGQYGAQWNLIFAGIIISIVPILTAYFVLQRYIVQGFAGGLKG from the coding sequence ATGATCCTGACGGCCCTGGTGTTTATTTTCCCAGTCTTTCTGCTCCTCAACATCGCCTTCAAGGCTCCCGGTGACCAGAGCTCGACTCTTGCGCTTCCCAAGCATCCGACCTTCCAGAACTTCGTCGACGCGTGGCACCAGGGCGCTCTCGGCGGTGGGCTCATCAACAGCGTGATAGTCACAATCCTGACCATCGTCTTCCTGGTCGTCTTCGCGTCGTCCGCGGCCTACCCCCTCTCCCGGCTACGCTCGCGGTGGTCCACCGTCAGCTACTTCGCGTTCCTTGCGGGACTCCTGCTTCCGATGCAGCTCGCTCTGCTTCCGCTGTACCAGACGATGCGCGACGTTCACCTGCTTGGCTCGCTCAGCGGTGTCATCCTCGCGAACGTCGGCCAATCGATGCCGTTCACGATCTTCCTGTACGCCGGCTTCATGCGCGCACTGCCCCACGATTTCGAAGAGGCTGCCGCACTCGATGGCGCAAGCGCATTCCGTGCCTTCTGGTCGGTGGTATTCCCTCTGATGCGGCCGATCACGGGAACGGTCGTGATCCTGAATGCAGTGTTCACCTGGAATGACTTCCTGCAACCGCTGCTTTACCTGTCGGGTTCGGGGAACAAGACGATCACCGTTGCCGTCTACGGATTCGTGGGCCAATACGGCGCCCAGTGGAACCTGATTTTCGCCGGGATAATCATCAGTATCGTGCCGATCCTCACTGCGTACTTCGTTCTCCAGCGCTACATCGTCCAAGGATTTGCGGGCGGCCTCAAGGGCTGA
- a CDS encoding TetR/AcrR family transcriptional regulator, whose product MSSPAKRRIGRPENPELRDNVLRAAIDCYAEKGWSGFNFDIVATRAGVGRPALYRRWADRTALLVDAFKQLTPGLVDEDLGSLRDELVRLGADYSTMMHGPRGLAGTRLMADAHFHPDLFARVSAEVGERREDLVRRSVERACSRGELAADCARDISLLLFGALWERSVLAATGRAPHPERPDIEHLVSVILRGVAQP is encoded by the coding sequence GTGTCCTCCCCAGCCAAGCGGCGCATCGGACGGCCTGAGAATCCCGAGCTGCGGGACAACGTCCTGCGCGCCGCAATCGACTGCTACGCCGAAAAGGGCTGGAGCGGTTTCAACTTCGACATCGTCGCGACGCGCGCCGGCGTGGGCCGCCCAGCCCTCTACCGGCGCTGGGCGGACCGGACTGCCCTGCTCGTCGACGCCTTCAAACAGCTCACCCCCGGGCTGGTCGACGAGGATCTCGGTTCACTGCGGGACGAACTTGTGCGGCTGGGCGCCGACTACTCGACCATGATGCACGGGCCACGCGGGCTCGCCGGCACGAGGCTCATGGCTGATGCCCACTTCCACCCCGACCTCTTCGCCAGGGTGAGCGCCGAGGTCGGCGAGCGGCGGGAAGACCTGGTGCGGCGCTCGGTGGAGCGCGCGTGCTCCCGAGGCGAGCTCGCAGCCGACTGCGCCCGCGACATCTCCCTGCTGCTGTTCGGCGCACTGTGGGAGCGCAGTGTGCTCGCGGCCACCGGCCGAGCGCCCCATCCTGAGCGCCCTGACATCGAACACCTGGTCAGCGTGATCCTGCGCGGCGTCGCCCAGCCCTAG
- a CDS encoding MBL fold metallo-hydrolase produces MATERWNIGDVTVTKVDEVAHWMPLEWLGDALPGSTRAEIEEIDWLRPVYVKDGQINMSVHALLVETPEKKLVIDTGIGNGKKRAMEMFDMLDTDFLERFEKVWSPTEVDGVVCTHLHVDHVGWNTRLVDGAWVPTFPNAEYFFVRHEFDHWKAYAEARSGGAGSGDGYTEWAHDMVDGVAVYEDSVRPIADAGLITFTEAGGHITSEVSLIDTSGHTPGHVAVLIESQGESAVITGDLMHAPCQVGRPDWSASLDSDQKASAKTRRAFLERFADTSTLVIGTHFGTPSAGRIQHHGDSFRIIPEQ; encoded by the coding sequence ATGGCAACGGAGCGATGGAACATCGGTGACGTCACCGTCACGAAGGTCGACGAGGTCGCCCACTGGATGCCGCTGGAATGGTTGGGCGACGCTCTGCCCGGTTCGACCCGCGCGGAGATCGAGGAGATCGACTGGCTGCGGCCCGTCTACGTCAAGGACGGCCAGATCAACATGAGCGTCCACGCCCTTCTGGTCGAGACGCCGGAGAAGAAGCTGGTGATCGACACCGGCATCGGCAACGGCAAGAAGCGCGCCATGGAGATGTTCGACATGCTCGACACCGACTTCCTGGAGCGGTTCGAGAAGGTCTGGTCCCCGACCGAAGTCGACGGGGTCGTCTGTACGCACCTGCACGTGGACCACGTCGGCTGGAACACGCGACTGGTCGACGGCGCGTGGGTGCCGACCTTCCCGAACGCCGAGTACTTCTTCGTCAGGCACGAGTTCGACCACTGGAAGGCGTACGCGGAGGCGCGCAGCGGCGGTGCCGGATCCGGTGACGGGTACACGGAGTGGGCGCACGACATGGTCGACGGCGTCGCGGTGTACGAGGACTCCGTGCGGCCCATCGCCGACGCCGGTCTGATCACGTTCACCGAAGCGGGCGGGCACATCACTTCCGAGGTGTCACTGATCGACACCTCGGGCCACACGCCCGGTCACGTCGCGGTGCTCATCGAGTCCCAGGGCGAGAGCGCGGTGATCACCGGGGACCTGATGCACGCCCCCTGCCAGGTCGGGCGCCCCGACTGGTCGGCCAGCCTGGACAGCGACCAGAAGGCGTCGGCCAAGACCCGGCGGGCGTTCCTGGAGCGGTTCGCCGACACCTCCACGCTCGTGATCGGGACGCACTTCGGCACCCCGAGTGCCGGCCGCATCCAGCATCACGGCGATTCCTTCCGCATCATTCCGGAGCAGTGA
- a CDS encoding ABC transporter substrate-binding protein, protein MTTALALAGCSTNSDSGSGSTSGSKNLTVAGWADDAVMKAVIAQFEKDNPGVKVKLTGYPWPAILTQINTQLVSGTAADVNVVFPGNGNPITAQTLAKGKYLADLSSESWASNFNEATKNVMSADGKVLMVANNSTIIPATYNTQALKAIGKTAPTTWSQVLDLCSAAKAKGKVAYAMAGLAGGTFNYLPYALTATLVYGPNPDFSAQQAAGKATFSDSEWTTALTKYQQMLKAGCFTKDSLGTSLDVAQKQVATGDALGIVTVSNQIVDIQKDAPSGTTFETAALPATDDPSQTVLPVGLGAGYGVNAKGNVALGKKFLDFYMSKKGMGVAVKAGSIFPSTTVEGFKPAPALAGVSDQVRSDKTAAFPDQTWPNANLTQVYQDELQKLLGGQASVKDVLAAMDAAYKG, encoded by the coding sequence GTGACCACAGCTCTGGCCCTTGCCGGATGTTCGACCAACTCGGATTCCGGCTCGGGATCCACCTCCGGCAGCAAGAACCTCACGGTTGCCGGTTGGGCCGATGACGCCGTGATGAAGGCGGTCATCGCTCAGTTCGAGAAGGACAATCCGGGAGTCAAGGTCAAGCTGACCGGCTACCCCTGGCCGGCCATCCTGACGCAGATCAACACCCAGCTCGTCTCGGGCACCGCAGCGGACGTCAACGTCGTCTTCCCCGGCAACGGAAACCCGATCACGGCCCAGACTCTGGCCAAGGGCAAGTACCTCGCAGACCTCTCCTCGGAGAGCTGGGCTTCGAACTTCAACGAAGCGACCAAGAACGTCATGAGCGCTGACGGCAAGGTGCTGATGGTCGCCAACAACTCGACCATCATCCCCGCCACCTACAACACGCAGGCACTCAAGGCCATCGGCAAGACGGCGCCCACCACGTGGAGCCAGGTGCTCGACCTCTGCTCGGCCGCCAAGGCCAAGGGCAAGGTTGCCTACGCGATGGCCGGCCTCGCCGGCGGTACTTTCAACTACCTTCCCTACGCTCTCACCGCCACTCTCGTGTACGGACCGAACCCGGACTTCTCGGCACAGCAGGCAGCCGGCAAGGCGACATTCAGCGACTCCGAGTGGACCACCGCGCTGACGAAGTACCAGCAGATGCTCAAGGCCGGGTGCTTCACCAAGGACTCCCTCGGAACGAGCCTCGATGTCGCGCAGAAGCAGGTCGCCACGGGTGACGCCCTCGGCATCGTGACGGTGAGCAACCAGATCGTCGACATCCAGAAGGACGCGCCGAGCGGAACGACGTTCGAGACCGCCGCACTCCCCGCAACGGACGACCCCTCGCAGACTGTCCTGCCGGTCGGCCTGGGGGCAGGGTACGGCGTCAACGCCAAGGGCAACGTCGCACTGGGAAAGAAGTTCCTCGACTTCTACATGTCCAAGAAGGGGATGGGCGTCGCGGTCAAGGCCGGATCCATCTTCCCCAGCACCACGGTGGAGGGATTCAAGCCCGCGCCGGCTCTGGCGGGTGTGTCGGATCAGGTGCGCAGCGACAAGACCGCCGCTTTCCCCGACCAGACCTGGCCGAACGCCAACCTGACCCAGGTCTACCAGGACGAGCTGCAGAAGCTCCTGGGCGGACAGGCCTCGGTCAAGGACGTGCTCGCCGCAATGGATGCCGCTTACAAGGGATGA
- a CDS encoding oxaloacetate decarboxylase: protein MTSLREAIAANEPLIVPSVYDGISALLVHEAGFQAAYVGSYATGASKYGIPDIGYLGLEDMADQVRRLAPAVGVPLIVDGEAGWGNPLHVARAVQVLERAGAAGTHIEDHDFGKHLTMQPRVLPVSKAVEKVKAALDARASDDFMIIARTDAAGIEGPAAAVDRVLAYQEAGADGIFIATPEPLDEASYAHLRKEATVPVFAIDIQGQSAADHARQGTDVVVYYALAHIAAKAGMEAAIKILAKEKSTVSLKDRFGSLWDYDDFLGIADSREAARRYGLIE, encoded by the coding sequence ATGACGTCGCTCAGGGAAGCGATCGCCGCGAACGAACCGCTGATCGTCCCGTCGGTCTACGACGGAATCTCCGCGCTGCTGGTGCATGAAGCCGGATTCCAGGCCGCCTACGTCGGCAGCTACGCCACCGGTGCGTCGAAGTACGGGATCCCCGACATCGGTTATCTCGGTCTGGAGGACATGGCCGACCAGGTCCGCCGCCTGGCACCGGCGGTCGGAGTCCCGCTCATCGTCGACGGCGAGGCCGGGTGGGGCAATCCACTGCACGTCGCCCGCGCCGTCCAGGTGCTGGAGCGGGCCGGAGCGGCAGGCACACACATCGAGGACCACGACTTCGGCAAGCACCTCACCATGCAGCCCCGGGTGCTCCCGGTCTCCAAGGCCGTCGAGAAGGTGAAAGCGGCACTCGACGCCCGCGCCTCGGACGACTTCATGATTATCGCGAGGACCGACGCGGCCGGCATCGAAGGCCCGGCCGCCGCCGTCGACCGCGTCCTCGCCTACCAGGAGGCCGGCGCTGACGGGATTTTCATCGCCACCCCCGAGCCGTTGGACGAGGCGTCGTACGCGCACCTGCGCAAGGAGGCCACCGTGCCGGTCTTCGCGATCGACATCCAGGGGCAGTCGGCCGCCGACCACGCCCGGCAGGGCACGGACGTCGTCGTCTACTACGCCCTCGCGCACATCGCCGCCAAGGCAGGCATGGAGGCCGCGATCAAGATCCTCGCGAAAGAGAAGTCCACCGTCTCCCTGAAAGACCGGTTCGGTTCGTTGTGGGACTACGACGACTTCCTGGGCATCGCAGACAGCAGGGAAGCAGCCCGGCGCTACGGACTGATCGAGTAA